The Macrobrachium rosenbergii isolate ZJJX-2024 chromosome 28, ASM4041242v1, whole genome shotgun sequence genome includes the window tttaatatgttttgtaGTAATGGACTTCAAAATGCGTCGAAAATTCTTCTACTTTGATTTTGTGACAATTTTAAGCTGCGAATATCTATTTCATGAAATTCCAAATAGATTACAAGGACTTTTGGTTAACATGGTTTAAGATATGGATAACTGCctcataaaattctaaataattatCAGGAATAGGGCAAATTCCGAAACACAACGGAAATTTTCTATTAACGAGTGCTCAGGTATTACGTACCTTACTGGATATATATTGCATAGATAAACTGAGTACACACAGTTACACAAACACATCTGCAGATATATAGACGCGGCCCCACGACTAAAAGTACAATGTAAATATCATTTTATAGGACAATATATAGTTTTAACATCACAATGGCGCGATGTTGACATTGCTATGAAACGCCATTGTTATCAATTTTTGTTGTCGTGTAAAATTCACCACTTTTGTGTCTGCCAATTAtctcttggaaagagagagagagagagagagagaaagagagagaggaaatttgatAGGATGAACGGTACTGAAAAAGTAATCCGAACCATGTCACGCCGATACGGAAATACGAGTTTGAAGGTTGATGGAGCATTCCTGTAAAGTATTTTTTACAGGTTACAGGAGGTTAACGCAATGTGATTTCTAGTCAATTGTGATTTTTACAATGGCATATTtttaacaggaatatatatatatatatatatatatatatatatatatatgtgtgtgtgtgtgtgtgtgtgtgtgtgtatgtatgtatgtatgtatgtatgtattatacgtatatattacacacacacacacacacacacatatatatatatatatatatatatatatatatatatatatatatatatatatatatatatatatatatatatatatatatataatgagagtaATTATAGTAAACAAAATACCGACAGGCGTGTCCAACATAAGAGGAACAATTGCAGATGAATATCGCAAATAAATTTACAcgcatgcatacttacatataagctgaaagaaaaaaactcaGAAGGGTTGAGGCACAGTAGTATGGtgctttaaaatgtaaaaaaaaaagctctcttaAGTTGATGAGtgtcaaaatcctttaaacaGAGAGACACTGGTCAGTGTGATGCCGAAAAACTCCTTTGAAAATATCGCCTGACATTCGTTTATGCTATTTATTATAATGTTGGTGTTCTACAGAGGAGCTGAGAAGAATTCTTagatggaaaaataatatataggaGTGTGACTTCTGTAGTATATCAGGGGCAATTCCACCCAGCGAGCGtaaagcaaaagcaaaagcagGGATTAATGCTAACCCATGTTGCAATTTGAGTTCCTTTAATTCGACTTCCTATTAATTACAAGGCGTCCTGCTAGGTGGCGCTAAAGTGGTGAGACGCAATTTTCCAAATGGTTATTAAAGTACAGCTCAATATACTACAACTTCATAAACATATACTCTATTTAACATCATCAAGACAGTGAGGAAATGCCATCTTTAAACTAAAATTAATGTCATCAAATCTACACATCCCATTTacctaataatgaaaaaaatcgatcttaaatatttaaatgatgacgtggaagaggaaagaattaTAATAGGAAAGATTTTACTAAAACCTAAGAAAACCTTAGTAAATGTCCTTCTTGGTGTAAACGTGGCGATAAATTGCAATCAGAGAAACTTGACGTTATGGGAGAAATTTAAACGCGGAGTTTTTATCGGAGACACATGGAACTTGCGGTGTCTTGGAGTGGCCCAGTTATGAAGTGCGATGTGCCATCCCTGgagcaaaaataaaacatgccATAAGACGGCGGGGCAAAGTAGTTTTGTTGGGGAAAATAATGGCAATGTGTTTACCAGGTTAGTAAATAGACACtttacagcaaaaacaaaataaatagagagaaatagatttccatgaagcatatatatatatatatatatatatatatatatatatatatatatatatatatatatatacatacatatagtatgtgcatatatatatatataatatatatatatatatatatatatatatatatatatatatatatgataagaataataataataatatcagtaatccCGGAAGTCTGACACTATAAAGCGTATATAATTCAAACAGCCTCAGGTACCTACGGCAAATGCTTGTGCTATGAGTACCAATATCCCTTAAACCTTACTTAGCATTAAGAATCTTATTGTGGTTTCTCATTTTGGTTAGAAAATCTCCTAAGCTCTTTCGcactaaataaatatttgaacttatatatatccttgtaatctcttgaatgtatatatttacatatgtgtatgtgtatatatatgtatgtatgtatgtatgtataaatatatacacatgtatatatgtatatgtatatgtatgtatgtatgtatgtatatatgtcgtTAATTTTAAAAGGGGTGAGATAAAAGGTTATTTCGTCCGTAAAGATGTATTGAATTAAATCACTCTCCGTTAGTCGAGAAGTAATAGAGTAACCATTCTCTAAAATTGTAGGAGAATCGTTTCcaatatgcaaaatgaaaaactatatgaaaaattgaatataaCTTCGGGTAATACGaaattcaagaatttttctttgtaaaactattttaatgtaGGGATCATGTGAAACAATAGTCTCCAactatactgatatatatatatatatatatatatatatatatatatatatatatatatatatatatatatatatatatatatatatatatatatatatatatatatatatatatatatatatatatatatgtatatatatatatatttatatatatatatttatatatatatatatatatatatatatatatatgtatatgtatatatgtacatatatacatgtatatatatacacatatatatatatcataataataataataataattccggaAGTCTGGCACTATACGGCGTATATATTATGGAACTCTCGCAGGTCAAGCCAATACAAAGAGTTTTTGGTTACACCGTGTCATTGTAGATAGGTTTTGTTgcatattgtaaaaataattaaatatccaAAAGGTAAGCTCTAACAAGAGTATTAGAACAATAGCAGTAGTCTCCTTTTTATAAAACTGCCATCAATCTACGTTTCAGTTAACAGCTGCGATAGGAAAGATATCAATTAAGGAGAGtaactgatatttttattcatgaatgaaaACAACTAGAGACGCATAGGCTAGTAATactgaaagatatataaattgaataacaATTAGTTTTGTGGATGGCATCAGTGCAATTAACCCTGAAGATAGATATTGAGTTTTACTAACAAATCAACTACAGTGTAACCATTTATAAATATCGaaaagaaagagttcaagaattCAATCGGAAATATGGACAAACGCTACAAAAGTacagtgaaaaatatgaatatgaatgctGTAGAGAGGGAAACTAATGCATACGGAAAATTTATTcactgaatgataaaaataaaaagacgcaGTACAATCCtaccttccattaaaaaaatggaCACTGGAAAAATGATAACATTTGAAATATGAACTGAGAGAGGGAGCATAAacgatgaaatataaatattgaaaccGAGAAAAATGCCTAGAAGGAAAAGTCAGAACAATTTGACGTTTTCGAAATACTTCGAAAAACGGTCTTGAAAGTCCTTCTTTCTCTCACCGGAATTAAGCCTCTTTGCCCTCTTCAAGTTCTGCCCTTTCCTGTTCACTTATTTTTGCCCGTTTTcgaattgtgtaaaaaaaaaagaaaaaaaaggtctttGTTGTGGGTAGGGATGTGGGAGTTgttgggtggggggaggagggtagCAGGATTCTGCTAGATTTTGCCAAGAGGCTCTTggaaattcaaaatgttttttatgattatttgtcATCTTATACAACATTAtcatcagttttagttttctgtagaagaaatctattgtgccggctttgtctgtccgtccgcactttattctgtccgcacattttctgtccgcccgcagatcttaaaaactactgaggctagagggctggaaattggtatgttgatcatccaccctccaatcatcaaacgtacgaaattgcagccctctagcctcagcagttgttattttgtttataaggttaacgttagccataatcgtgcttctggcaacgatataggatgggccaccaccggcccgtggttaaagtttcataaaccgagaccaccgaaagatagatctattttcggtggcctcgattatacgctgtagcggctgtacagaaaactcgattgcgccgaagaaatttcgacgcattttttacttgtttactaacACAGGCGGTGTGTAGAACGTGTCATTATAGTTGTTATGATTTACTGAAATCCTGCCTGTTCTTCGGAAACGCCAGAAAGAGAGAACCCAATAGTTTCGACGTAAATGAGTATTTTATATTCGCCGAAGCTACGATAAATAACACCTCCCCATACTTAATCGGAAATAGAGAGTAACATAAATTGaatttacttaacttttcattTGCACTTATTTCTGCATTTACAGTTTTGTctcttccaagaaaaaaaaagttgtttcgtCTACtattatgaaaaacataattattcaagcacatttttcttcaatatatGAAGATGttcatttttcccccttttccctcctgaaggagttaaAGTTTGCTCCCCGCGTGGAAAAGAATGCAAGAAGtggttttcattgttttagttAATGTACCAGTACGGTACTTCAAGTTCTACAACTTTACCCTTCATTTTTGTTGCAATCTACATTGTGCATTCTGCATTCAATCTCTGCCATGATAATGATTCATTTTGAGTTTAATAATACCCTTGTATTTTTAATGGATTTGTAGAATCACATATTCAAGTGAATTTCCACATTTTCAGACTTTCAGACTCATAATTTCTGCAGGCAGTTTTCCCGAAAACATTCGGATTTAgtagatttaaaagaaagaagacagatACAATCATTCCAGTCACTTTGGATTTGCTTTAATTTAATCTCTGCTGACAACAGAATAGGTACCCACTGtcatttttgatgaatttttggaCTCTGAAGATATATTAACCTGTGATCTTGACATCCCTAAGTAATTTGACAGGCCCGTTTGTTTGCCTTTTACTGGCAGTCATTGTAAACTTCTTATATTTTAGAATGCGTTATGTTTTATGCTGGTGAATTCTCACCACCCATTCCCAAACCCTTTCCTACTGTGCTTCGAAGAGTTCTTTtacttgaaagattttttttattacctgtgAATTTCATCTCTTGTCCCGATAAGCTAAGGAAAACGGTCTCTTTTCAAACTCAGGTAATATCATCCAAGCCTTCccatttcccatttcattttcatatttcagtgatATCTACATTGGTATTTTTTCCCTTACACTACTTAGCAGTAGTGTTACCTGCTTCCCTGCCCCTTCAGGCTGCTGTAGTGTTACCTGCTCCCTGACCCTTCAGGCTGCTGTAGTGTTACCTGCTCCCTGCCCCTTCAGGCTGCTGTAGTGTTACCTGCTCCTGCCCCTTCAACCTGCTGTAGTGTTACCTGCTCCCTGCCCCTTCAGGCTGCTGTAGTGTTACCTGCTTCCCTGCCCCTTCAGGCTGCTGTATTGTTACCTGCTCCCTGCCCCTTCAGGCTGCTGTAGTGTTACCTGCTTCCCTGCCCCTTCAGGCTGCTGTAGTGTTACCTGCTTCCCTGCCCCTTCAGGCTGCTGTAGTGTTACCTGCTCCCTGACCCTTCAGGCTGCTGTAGTGTTACCTGCTCCCTGCCCCTTCAGGCTGCTGTAGTGTTACCTGCTCCTGCCCCTTCAGGCTGCTGTAGTGTTACCTGCTTCCCTGCCCCTTTAGGCTGCTGTAGTGTTACCTGCTTCCCTGCCCCTTCAGGCTGCTGTAGTGTTACCTGCTCCCTGCCCCTTCAGGCTGCTGTAGTGTTACCTGCTCTCTGCCCCTTCAGGCTGCTGTAGTGTTACCTGCTTCCCTACCCCTTCAGGCTGCTGTAGTGTTACCTACTTCCCTGCCCCTTCAGGCTGCTGTAGTGTTACCTACTTCCCTGCCCCTTCAGGCTGCTGTAGTGTTACCTGCTTCCTGCCCCTTCAGGCTGCTGTAGTGTTACCTGCTTCCCTGCCCCTTCAGGCTGCTGTAGTGTTACCTGCTTCCCTGCCCCTTCAGGCTGCTGTAGTGTTACCTGCTTCCCTGCCCCTTCAGGCTGCTGCAGTGTTACCTGCTTCCCTGCCCCTTCAGGCTGCTGTAGTGTTACCTGCTTCCCTGCCCCTTCAGGCTGCTGTAGTGTTACCTGCTTCCCTGCCCCTTCAGGCTGCTGTAGTGTTACCTGCTCCCTGTCCCTTCAGGCTGCTGTAGTGTTACCTGCTTCCCTGCCCCTTCAGGCTGCTGTAGTGTTACCTGCTTCCCTGCCCCTTCAGGCTTGAAAAGATGAATAAGTCACTCACATTGGAACCTGGcaaaagtattttctttctttattcatctcTTTATCTTCAAGCTCAGGTAGACAATTCCCTTGTTAACAAAGTACAAAAATGGTCATTGGCTTCGATGCGTCCTAATTAGGCTTGGGCAGTCAAGTGACGGTCTTCCCTTTCCATCGACTCTTTATGTAAGGTATAACACTGGAAGCGAATTTTATCATAGCCATACAATTTTGGAAGATTAAACTCAGGGATTTTATAACATATCACTTGTAGAAGgactgtttttcatttccagtatGATAACAACATATGTAAATTAGTAGATAAACAAGGTAATTAATTAGTAGTAAATGAATGGATCAGAGGGATTTTTTAATGAGGAGGAACAGCTcacataaaaaagttatttttagaaaataaataaaaatctaaataaaacaatGAGATGGAATTAGTTTTGCgtagtattattgttgttacgCAGACTATTCTCTTAAAGTAATTTCACGAAGTAATGAGGTGTTTGTTTTCTTGGAGTATATAAACAGAAATTCTCATAATAAGTGGAGGGTGGGGTTGGGGCTGGGGTGTTTGGGTTGTGGGGAGCTGAAGGGTGATAAAACGAGCTCCAAGGATGCATGAAATGAGCAAAAGAATGCGGTAATTAGAGCAGAGCACTCAACTGCATCGACGCACTACTGGTGAGCCATCTAGGACGTGTGTATTGTGCTGCGAAATCTCTCTGTAATAAAGGTTCGACATTGATTCACAGTCATCGGATGAAGTGACAGTGatatcctccccccctcccccaccttttaAATCGCCCAAGGCTAAAGAAAAACAGTATTACCATAAATATACCAAATGAAAACTAGATTACGAAAATAAGGACAAATTATCAGGAAAAAATTGGTGGCTCTACAAAGAGAACAAAAGTTTCACTCTGGGGACTAATCCCCTAGTGAGTGGATGTATAATTCTTTCAGATAATAACACAAAAACTCAGTCACAAAGACATATTGATCCGAAATTGTTAATACAAAAAGTTATCCGGTGACGGCAAAAAGTTATTCCATTGTTAACGAAGCGGAACTGACTCAACTAAAATTTCACTGACGTCAGGAACAGCTGCCAATAGTCCACGAAGCtcaaagttaggagagagagagagagagagagagagagagagagagagagagagagagagagagagagagagagagagatgggttttaGCAGTGAATGTACAAATGCCTCACGCACACATGTCAAATGTCCTGATTTTGTGACGTTTATCAGTATTAAATTATGGGGGATCTCAAAGCTGTTGCTACCTAAGATATCGTATATTCAGTGTAAGTTGCATGTGTGACATTCTAACTAGAGATGTATTTCCGTCAACTGCCATTattctgcttatttatttacttttttgggggtgggttatcaattttattagttttctcttcTTCTCAACTAAACTAGTTCCTATTCCCTTCATTAGAAAAGGCCTTAATTCTTACAGAATCACCTTATTCTGGATTTTCAGTTAATGAATTCTAGTACCTCAGTAATATCATGAGACTTTTTAATCTTCTGTAAATCCTGTTTCGTCCTGTAAATTTGAAGCATATGTTCTAAATACGCCCTCATGGTCCTTCTTTAAATACAGCAATTTTAGGCCAAATTTCTGCTCTTTCATCTTATCTCACTTAACCAAGCAATATTTCGTCTAAAACTTTTCATTTCCATTGTCTTATATTCCAGAGTGTCCAATAATTCCACTTATTATTCCTTACTGCTGGCTCCTTCAACAGAATTTTCCTAGCCATGACCGAGAAAATCTTATCCCATTCGAAGAAAAATGTACCACAGACCATAGGAAACTTCTGAAATGACTTTTCTTCCCAAAAATTACAGAGGAAATGGAGTAGTAGCGACAACGTACAGCTTTGTTTTTCTCAACAGTATCTTTGGGAAAGAGGAATATCTGAACAAACTTCGACGTATATTGTATTCTTTACACGAAAACAAACAGGATATGTTTATGACCAGCTGTGAAGACACTATTTGCCAGTGATGCACATAGTCAAACAAAAGTCAAGACGAATGATTACCCAGTttttctataacatatatatatatatatatatatatatatatatatatatatatatatatatatatatatatatatgtatacatatatatgcatgtatatatatgtacagtatatatatatatatatatatatatatatatatatatatatatatatatatatatatatatatatatatcacaaaataccCACACAACTtcattgtgtatatttatgtcttTGAAAGCTCTTAATGAAACCAAGTACTAgtaatatatagcatatatatatatatatatatatatatatatatatatatatatatatatatatatatatatacatacaccccatttgtgtatatatgtcatTGACATGATTGAAAACAAACtagcaaacacatacacacacacatacttgctGGAAACAAactcgcacacacatacagtacatgcaaccACGCATGCACACAATATTATGATTTCTGATACTTTTGTAGGTAGCGAAGCTGAGCAAGCAAGAGTTGTAAACGGGGGTTTGAGGGAGATTGACTAGCCTATGGGTGTAGCATTACTGGTAACAGGGTCTGGCATGATTCCTGGcatgattaaaattataaagtataaacatACCTAAAttgttgtgattttatttatttatttatttattgcgaTGCTCATCTAAAATAGGAGCCTTCAGTAATGATTGAATTAGCCTTGGCCACTTCCACTCATcagtaaataagtgaaaatttaaccttaattacGAGAAAATTCTACTTTGACGAGtgacatatttatagatatacatatatatatatatatatatatatatatatatatatatatatatatatatatatatatatatatatatatatatatatatatatatatatctgaattactatataatttatcaaatgaaaaacatatcaCATGCAACATttaaaccgtatatatatatatatatatatctgcgaaTTACTGCTAtaatttatcaaatgaaaaacatatcaCATGCAACATTTAAACCGTCGAATATCTGTACCTTAAACTTTGACCTACAGGAGTCAACCCTGATAAACATTCATTTAAGGGAATTAATGCCATCCTTGATAGCTATGAAAAAAATAACCCTAATATTTAGCTAAGAAGATTATAAAACTCAGTAATTTTGCGACAATGACCTTTTGCCTTATATCTGTTGACCAGTCTCATCCAAATATAAATCACCTAACGAGGAACACCCTCGAAATATATTTACgaagttttgtttaattctttttgatatattttgaaagCATGCTCGcgtgcgcacacatacacaaacaagctAAGGTTAAAATATTCCTTTCTTAATATTCGTTGGCTGAGTAACGTTGATAACGATAACAGTAAACGAATAGTGGTATGATATTGGATCGGACGATAACCGTTTTACCTTTAACAAGAGTATATCTTCTGTTCCACATGCTATCCAGTCTAATtagttaaaaatctaaaataagaagaaaacatttcattttgccCTTAATACATTACGtccaaaatttttttcatgattaatATATCGTGAGATATTAAATAGATTATTAGATAGAATGTGGTATTATGGGATAATAACCTTACCCACTTGAATATGACTTAGATTCCTCGAGTGTAATTCCTTCAAGTCAGCCTTCCGGACTCAAGGCACAATGAAATGGCACTGATTGAAAATTTGCATAATCGTGTCTTAGCCTGATTATTTCATGACGGAGACACAAACGCTGATTTTAATAAGCTAATATGGAATTTCAATCTTAATTTCAGATTAAATACCAAGGAAggctttttatttgaaatgattttctttaaaCGTGGTTTTCATTAAAGCTGGTCATTCAGATATACTGAGAAATATTAGGAAACCTTTGAAATGTCAGTTATTCCAAGGCCATATCATGACAGGACACTGAACTGAGAATAATATAGTTTGAAAcattaagaaatttataaaaatctcgttcccagtttttcttcattacctCCCTTAATTTTCTTCACGCCTTCGGCATGATTTCTTATACGCGTGACTCCAACAAATGTATAAATCTTATagtaagaaaaaaacataattttattaggCAATTGCtcgaaaaagaataaagtaaaactgGATCGATGTTAAATCTAATAGTCAGTgcatatttatctttgtttttacctaACAGTAAGAATCATTTGACGGAGTGGGAAAAATGAGTTTTCTGACCCTGAAGGAGTCCTAGACTGCatcttgaataataaaatatcctCAAGTAGAGGTAAAACAAGAACGGATAGAGTTCCAAAGTTTTGCAGAAGGGAGACAAAGACTGTTCCCAGATTATGCAGTTAGAAAATTCCCGATTTCATCAAAAAAAGATGTGGAATGTGGTTCTGCGTGTTCCCAGGCAACCAGAGATAGCGGAGGGCCTTCATTCTTAATCATGAGTATTCTCTGAGACATGAGACTATTCTGTGgcagagaaaataatattcacagaCCGATATCAGACAGTATTGTGATGAAAAGATTATGGTTTGCATATTAGGCTGGATGACAGAAAGATTTAAATCAGAGTCGTAAATATCAGTTAACCCAAGTGTGTCCACACCAGagtaaatatgtcataaacacacccCAATAACTTATGGCATACACTTCACAAAAAGCTTCAACACAAGTCAACTACTTCTTGGTAATCCTAACCAGTGTCTCATATGACTATCCAGCATTTTAAAAAGATTCGTTCTCTACctacagtcgttgacttgttttcaacccgtgtgtgacatgtatgcaataagttgctgaTGTGTGTTTATGACACGTTTTAATGTAGCGTGGATGCATCCTGAGagtgtgttttatgtataaatgaatactgCAGTAAGTATAAAGAGAACTGAAATACTTTTAATTAAGTATCCTTGGAAGAGTAACATATTGCCTTTATCACTTATAACTTATTTAACTCCAGAGTCACTAATGACGCACAGAGGCGTCATCCAAAATTCACCTCCTGCGTCACTCATGAAAATCGCCCACATTTCTCAGAGAAACGTGTTTTTCGCACACATTAATATTGCTTGCGTAAGTCgtcactgttaaaaaaaaacattgtaaatacGCACCAGTGGAAGTGGAGTGACAGGTATCCATCAGTTACAGTCCAACGCAATGTATGAGAAATGAGATGACTTCAGTATCGTGAGGTGTCCTGCGAAATTTACACATCAGTGGAAGTGACCAAGAATGCTTGATATTTTCAATGCCGTCAACTGAAACAGGCATCCTTTCAATTTAACCTGATCACAATTAGGACGGTAGAGTCTATTTTTTGGAAATCATGATTAGATTATGGCTGATTATCTCTGTTTTAGTTTGCATTGGTGtcagatatacaaaaaaaaaagagaattgggCGGTTgttgattttaaagaaattaatttactaACAAAGAAAGACGGACAGGGGATTCGTAATCATTCTCCTTCAGCTAGGAAATTACATTCTGGAGAATATTTGGTTCTCCAGTCATTTATCATCAAGGTCCTCCCCGTGCATAACACACTGGAAGCTAAATGAAATATCATATCCGTAATTAAATTCGAAACTCGTTATCAAGTGAATTGCCTTTCGATGAAATGTAGAAAAACCAATTAATATACTTGGATGAAACATTTATGAGGCTTCTCTATTGGAGAGATTTAGTGATTACATTCGCAAGTTTTCGTGTCATTGTgagtatgattttgtttattttgtagtaccacctgtgtatatatatacatatatatatatacatacacacacacacacacacatatacacacacatatatatatatatatatatatatatatatatatatatatatatatatatatatatatatatatatatatatataataatcaatacaacac containing:
- the LOC136853932 gene encoding calphotin-like is translated as MAGRTAGALVRHKEQKQKSCCSVTCSLPLQAAVVLPAPAPSTCCSVTCSLPLQAAVVLPASLPLQAAAAVVLPAPAPSGCCSVTCFPAPLGCCSVTCFPAPSGCCCCSVTYFPAPSGCCSVTYFPAPSGCCSVTCFLPLQAAVVLPASLPLQAAVVLPASLPLQAAVVLPASLPLQAAAVLPASLPLQAAVVLPASLPLQAAVVLPASLPLQAAVVLPAPCPFRLL